The Sphingomonas sanxanigenens DSM 19645 = NX02 genome includes a region encoding these proteins:
- a CDS encoding dihydroorotase, protein MPDKVFVGSIVLPDRVIDQGFVLTADGIVQHVGAGAPPAGETHGGAGMLVLPGAIDAQVHSRSQADQEDFIWSTRSAAAGGVTTIVDMPYDAGDLICTPGQLTAKAATAGEQARVDFALYATVAPEDGAAQIPALIEAGAAAFKFSTFGTDPKRFPRIPPHTMHACFAAIAPYGLMAGVHNEDDEMVRAAIAAVRASGDTSYLAHGRSRPPITEALATAQVYEIGAATGCAAHIVHCSIGRGYELAAAYRQQGHEATIEACIHYLTLDEEEHVRRLVGRAKINPPIRPRAEREALWRHLAAGNITVVSTDHVSWSADRKDDPDMLKNASGAPGLEVLVPLLVKGLVERDLPLSHAARLLAHNPAHLFRLGGTKGALAVGRDADVMLMAKSPYRYDPAASGMNVVGWSPYEGMELPYRVEAAYLRGTQISAGGQTSAEPGTGRFQRPLRQAA, encoded by the coding sequence ATGCCCGACAAGGTGTTCGTCGGAAGCATTGTGTTGCCTGATCGCGTGATCGACCAGGGGTTCGTGCTGACCGCGGACGGTATCGTCCAGCATGTCGGCGCGGGCGCACCGCCCGCCGGCGAGACGCATGGCGGCGCAGGCATGCTCGTCCTCCCCGGCGCGATCGACGCGCAGGTCCACAGCCGCAGCCAGGCCGACCAGGAGGATTTCATCTGGTCGACGCGCAGCGCCGCGGCGGGCGGCGTCACCACCATCGTCGACATGCCCTATGATGCCGGCGACCTGATCTGCACGCCAGGGCAATTGACCGCCAAGGCGGCGACCGCCGGCGAGCAGGCGCGCGTCGATTTCGCGCTCTACGCCACCGTCGCGCCCGAAGACGGCGCGGCGCAGATCCCGGCGCTGATCGAGGCGGGAGCGGCGGCGTTCAAATTTTCCACCTTCGGCACCGATCCCAAGCGCTTCCCGCGCATCCCGCCGCACACGATGCACGCCTGCTTCGCCGCGATCGCGCCCTACGGGCTGATGGCCGGCGTCCACAACGAGGATGACGAGATGGTGCGCGCCGCCATCGCCGCGGTGCGCGCGTCGGGCGATACGTCCTATCTCGCCCACGGCCGCTCGCGCCCGCCGATCACCGAGGCGCTGGCGACCGCGCAGGTCTATGAGATCGGCGCCGCCACCGGCTGCGCCGCGCACATCGTCCATTGCTCGATCGGGCGCGGCTACGAACTCGCCGCCGCCTATCGCCAGCAGGGCCATGAAGCGACGATCGAGGCGTGCATCCACTATCTGACGCTCGACGAGGAAGAGCATGTCCGTCGTCTCGTCGGCCGCGCCAAGATCAATCCGCCGATCCGCCCGCGCGCCGAGCGCGAGGCGTTGTGGCGGCACCTCGCGGCGGGCAACATCACCGTCGTTTCGACCGACCATGTGAGCTGGTCCGCCGACCGCAAGGACGATCCGGACATGCTCAAGAATGCCTCCGGCGCGCCGGGGCTCGAAGTGCTGGTGCCGCTGCTGGTGAAGGGGCTGGTCGAGCGCGACCTGCCGCTCAGCCACGCCGCCCGGCTGCTCGCGCACAACCCCGCGCACCTGTTCCGGCTGGGCGGCACCAAGGGTGCGCTGGCGGTGGGCCGCGACGCGGACGTGATGCTGATGGCCAAGAGCCCCTATCGCTACGATCCCGCCGCTTCCGGCATGAACGTCGTCGGCTGGAGCCCCTATGAGGGGATGGAACTGCCATACCGCGTCGAGGCCGCCTATCTGCGCGGCACGCAGATCTCCGCCGGCGGGCAGACCAGCGCCGAACCGGGCACCGGCCGGTTCCAGCGCCCGCTGCGGCAGGCGGCATGA
- a CDS encoding DUF917 domain-containing protein, which produces MRRRLVRDDVEAAVLGGSVFACGGGGWADHGRMLGNAAMDRGSPELVSIDELPGDAWIATAAAIGAPAGTTRWEMRGEDYVRAAALLQEALGAPLAGLIIGQNGMSSTLNGWLPAVELGLVVVDAVGDVRAHPTGDMGSLGLAASPEPMIQTAAGGHRASHAYIELVTRGATAKVSPVLRAAADMSGGFIASCRNPIRAAYVQQHAALGGISLALDLGEAIRDAQTRGGEAVVDAICASTGGRILARGRVTKKAVHYTAQAFDIGTIAIDNGGTGMLLHVMNEYMAVGDMAGARLATYPDVITTLTPDGVPVSVGQVEEGAELLVFHIAKDLIPLSSSVRDASVYPVVEQALGIAIADHALA; this is translated from the coding sequence ATGAGGCGCCGCCTGGTCCGCGACGATGTCGAGGCCGCGGTGCTGGGCGGCTCGGTGTTCGCCTGCGGCGGCGGTGGCTGGGCGGATCACGGCCGGATGCTGGGCAACGCCGCGATGGATCGCGGCAGCCCCGAGCTCGTCTCGATCGACGAACTGCCCGGCGATGCGTGGATCGCGACCGCGGCGGCGATCGGCGCGCCCGCCGGCACCACCCGGTGGGAAATGCGCGGCGAGGATTATGTGCGCGCCGCCGCACTGCTTCAGGAGGCGCTGGGGGCGCCGCTCGCGGGGCTGATCATCGGCCAGAACGGCATGTCGAGCACGCTCAACGGCTGGTTGCCCGCGGTCGAGCTCGGTTTGGTGGTGGTCGATGCGGTGGGCGACGTGCGCGCGCACCCGACCGGGGACATGGGCTCGCTGGGCCTCGCCGCCAGCCCCGAGCCGATGATCCAGACCGCGGCGGGCGGGCATCGCGCGTCCCATGCCTATATCGAACTGGTCACGCGCGGCGCGACCGCCAAGGTCTCGCCGGTGCTGCGTGCCGCCGCCGACATGTCGGGCGGGTTCATCGCGAGCTGCCGCAACCCGATCCGCGCAGCCTATGTGCAGCAGCACGCGGCGCTGGGCGGGATCTCGCTGGCGCTCGACCTCGGCGAGGCGATCCGCGACGCGCAGACGCGCGGCGGGGAAGCCGTGGTCGACGCGATCTGCGCGAGCACCGGCGGGCGGATTCTCGCGCGCGGACGGGTCACGAAAAAGGCTGTGCATTATACTGCACAGGCTTTCGACATCGGCACCATCGCGATCGATAATGGCGGAACGGGCATGCTGCTTCACGTGATGAACGAATATATGGCGGTGGGCGATATGGCGGGGGCGCGGCTCGCCACCTATCCCGACGTGATCACGACCTTGACGCCGGACGGCGTGCCGGTGAGCGTCGGCCAGGTCGAGGAGGGCGCCGAGCTGCTGGTGTTCCACATCGCCAAGGACCTGATTCCGCTCAGTTCGTCGGTGCGGGATGCCAGCGTCTATCCGGTGGTCGAGCAGGCGCTCGGCATCGCCATCGCGGATCATGCGCTCGCATGA
- a CDS encoding urocanate hydratase encodes MTRVFPVPGGSELRCKGWRQEGLLRLLENVLAVGEAPERLVVYAALGKAARDWPSHDAIVAALKTMEEDETLVVQSGKPIGILRTHKAAPLVIMANCNLVGRWATAENFYRLEQAGLICWGGLTAGDWQYIGSQGVIQGTYEILMRIAERHFGGDLAGKFVLTAGLGGMGGAQPLAGRMAGATILCVEVDPARIARRRETGLLDMVAESLDEALEMVAQATVQRRAVSIGLCANAAEVYPAILARGVVPDVVTDQTSAHDLVYGYIPIGETPETVPALRGDPAALMAAGRASIARQVRAMLDFQRSGAIVFDNGNLIRSQAVEGGVPDAFDIPIFTEAYLRPLFARAIGPFRWISLANARDDIARIDAYLLEAFGDNAIIRRWIELARVHVPVEGLPARIAWLGHGERTELALAVNSMVRDGRLAGPIAFTRDHLDAAAMAHPTIMTEKMRDGSDAVADWPLLDALAMASSQADLVAIHSGGGGYAGFMTSAGVTVIADGTEAADERLRLALTNDTALGVLRYADAGYEQALDEVASKGIHRCLA; translated from the coding sequence ATGACCCGCGTTTTCCCCGTGCCGGGCGGCAGCGAACTGCGCTGCAAGGGCTGGCGCCAGGAAGGGCTGCTGCGGCTGCTGGAAAATGTGCTGGCGGTGGGCGAGGCGCCCGAGCGGCTGGTGGTCTATGCCGCGCTCGGCAAGGCGGCGCGCGACTGGCCCTCCCACGACGCGATCGTCGCCGCGCTGAAGACGATGGAGGAGGATGAGACGCTCGTCGTCCAGTCCGGCAAGCCGATCGGCATCCTGCGCACCCACAAGGCCGCGCCGCTGGTCATCATGGCGAACTGCAATCTCGTCGGCCGCTGGGCGACGGCGGAGAATTTCTACCGGCTGGAGCAGGCCGGGTTGATCTGCTGGGGCGGGCTGACCGCTGGCGACTGGCAATATATCGGCTCGCAGGGGGTGATCCAGGGCACCTACGAGATCCTCATGCGGATCGCCGAGCGCCATTTCGGCGGCGACCTTGCCGGAAAGTTCGTGCTGACCGCGGGGCTGGGCGGCATGGGCGGCGCGCAGCCGCTCGCCGGGCGGATGGCGGGGGCGACGATCCTGTGCGTCGAGGTCGATCCGGCGCGGATCGCGCGGCGGCGCGAGACCGGGCTGCTCGACATGGTGGCGGAGTCGCTGGACGAGGCGCTGGAGATGGTCGCGCAGGCGACCGTGCAGCGCCGCGCGGTCTCGATCGGGCTGTGCGCCAACGCCGCCGAGGTCTATCCGGCGATCCTCGCGCGCGGGGTGGTGCCCGATGTCGTGACCGACCAGACCTCCGCGCACGATCTCGTCTATGGCTATATCCCGATCGGCGAGACGCCGGAGACGGTGCCGGCGCTGCGCGGCGACCCGGCGGCGCTGATGGCCGCAGGGCGCGCCAGCATCGCCCGGCAGGTTCGGGCGATGCTCGATTTCCAGCGGTCCGGCGCGATCGTCTTCGACAATGGCAACCTGATCCGCAGCCAGGCGGTCGAGGGCGGCGTGCCCGATGCCTTCGATATTCCCATCTTTACCGAAGCCTATCTCCGTCCGCTGTTCGCGCGCGCGATCGGCCCGTTCCGCTGGATCTCGCTGGCGAACGCGCGCGACGACATCGCCCGCATCGACGCCTATCTGCTCGAGGCGTTCGGCGACAATGCGATCATCCGCCGCTGGATCGAGCTGGCGCGGGTGCATGTGCCGGTGGAAGGCCTGCCGGCGCGGATCGCCTGGCTGGGCCATGGCGAGCGCACCGAACTGGCGCTGGCGGTGAACAGCATGGTGCGCGACGGGCGGCTGGCGGGGCCCATCGCCTTCACCCGCGACCATCTCGACGCCGCGGCGATGGCGCATCCGACGATCATGACCGAGAAGATGCGCGACGGATCGGATGCGGTGGCCGACTGGCCCCTGCTCGACGCGCTGGCGATGGCAAGTTCGCAGGCAGACCTCGTCGCGATCCATTCGGGCGGCGGGGGCTATGCTGGATTCATGACCAGTGCGGGGGTGACGGTGATCGCCGACGGAACCGAGGCAGCGGACGAACGGCTGCGGCTGGCGCTGACCAACGACACCGCCCTCGGCGTGCTGCGCTATGCCGATGCGGGCTATGAGCAGGCGCTGGACGAAGTAGCATCCAAGGGCATCCACCGCTGTCTGGCGTGA
- a CDS encoding class I SAM-dependent methyltransferase: MVTTPDSLERKSRIDGLLEALGDVAGKQVVDIGCGEGAVARALAERGAEVTGVDPFIQGTDRTELGQGSFRLELGQADALPLPDASADIVLFVYSLHHVPGARMGGALQEARRVLKPGGTLCVAEPVADGPAQYVMAPYHDETAVRADALAALSAHAAPAFGSETVAFFAEPRIFEGGFDAYAAEAISNMRYNGYSEEAATSDEVRRRFDEMVAIHGTTLDQPVRMNLYR; this comes from the coding sequence ATGGTGACGACCCCGGACAGTCTGGAGCGCAAGTCGCGGATCGATGGCTTGCTGGAGGCGCTCGGCGATGTCGCCGGCAAGCAGGTGGTCGATATCGGCTGCGGCGAGGGCGCGGTGGCGCGCGCTTTGGCGGAACGGGGTGCGGAGGTGACCGGCGTCGATCCCTTCATCCAGGGCACCGATCGCACCGAATTGGGGCAGGGCAGCTTCAGGCTCGAACTGGGGCAGGCGGATGCGCTGCCGCTTCCCGATGCGAGCGCCGACATCGTCCTGTTCGTCTATTCGCTGCACCATGTCCCCGGCGCGCGGATGGGCGGGGCGCTGCAGGAGGCGCGGCGCGTGCTGAAGCCCGGCGGCACATTGTGCGTCGCCGAACCGGTCGCCGATGGCCCGGCGCAATATGTGATGGCGCCCTATCATGACGAAACCGCGGTGCGCGCCGACGCGCTGGCGGCGCTCTCTGCGCACGCCGCCCCCGCCTTCGGCAGCGAGACGGTGGCCTTCTTCGCCGAGCCGCGCATCTTCGAGGGCGGGTTCGACGCCTATGCCGCCGAGGCGATCAGCAACATGCGCTACAACGGCTATAGCGAGGAAGCCGCGACCAGCGACGAGGTTCGCCGCCGCTTCGACGAGATGGTCGCGATCCATGGCACCACGCTCGACCAGCCCGTGCGCATGAACCTCTATCGATGA
- a CDS encoding Zn-dependent hydrolase has translation MTRATIDAARLWEDLIALGAITEPGKPYTRRSFSPLFDEGRALLTTWLEAAGATVRVDAGGNLIGRIAGSDPGLPAIAIGSHSDTVPAGGRFDGIAGVIAGIGVARAFAEAGESLRHPLEIIDCLAEEPSEFGLSCIGSRAMVSRLDPPMLEMTDGKGRTLADALRAVGGDPGRLEEAHRSDLAAFLELHIEQGPVLEAEGIDIGVVTAIVGIRRIEIRFTGQAAHAGTAPMHLRRDAAYAGALTLARLRERAEQLAAEGGPYFVATVGIMEVWPGGSNVVAGRCRLVVDVRSSDMTMTDRFAEDLDAISRAAAETARVERSEIAVLSDGVPAVCDPALRTLIAEAAATEGLSAIDIASGAGHDAAFMAGICPSAMIFIPCLRGMSHTPDEYSTPDQLAAGTRVLLETVRQFDRRL, from the coding sequence ATGACGCGCGCCACCATCGATGCCGCACGGTTGTGGGAAGATCTGATCGCACTGGGTGCGATCACCGAGCCCGGCAAGCCCTATACCCGCCGCTCCTTCTCACCCTTGTTCGACGAGGGCCGCGCGCTGCTGACGACATGGCTCGAAGCGGCGGGCGCCACCGTGCGTGTCGATGCCGGCGGCAATCTGATCGGGCGGATCGCGGGTAGCGACCCCGGTCTGCCCGCCATCGCCATCGGCTCGCACAGCGATACCGTGCCCGCCGGCGGCCGCTTCGACGGCATCGCGGGGGTGATCGCGGGCATCGGCGTGGCGCGCGCCTTCGCCGAGGCGGGCGAGAGCTTGCGTCATCCGCTGGAGATCATCGACTGTCTCGCCGAGGAACCGAGCGAATTCGGCCTCTCCTGCATCGGCAGCCGCGCGATGGTGTCGCGGCTCGATCCGCCGATGCTGGAGATGACCGACGGCAAGGGCCGCACCCTCGCCGATGCGTTGCGCGCGGTCGGCGGCGATCCCGGACGGCTGGAAGAGGCACACCGCAGCGACCTCGCGGCCTTCCTCGAACTCCATATCGAGCAGGGCCCGGTGCTGGAGGCGGAGGGCATCGACATCGGCGTCGTCACCGCGATCGTCGGCATCCGCCGCATCGAGATCCGCTTCACGGGGCAAGCCGCGCACGCCGGCACCGCGCCGATGCATCTGCGCCGCGACGCCGCTTATGCGGGCGCGCTGACCCTCGCGCGCCTGCGCGAACGCGCCGAGCAGCTGGCGGCGGAAGGCGGCCCCTATTTCGTCGCGACCGTGGGCATCATGGAGGTGTGGCCGGGCGGTTCCAACGTCGTCGCCGGCCGCTGCCGCCTCGTCGTCGACGTGCGCAGTTCGGACATGACGATGACCGACCGCTTCGCCGAAGACCTCGACGCGATCAGCCGCGCCGCCGCCGAGACCGCGCGCGTCGAGCGCAGCGAGATCGCGGTGCTGTCGGACGGCGTACCCGCGGTGTGCGACCCGGCCTTGCGCACGCTGATCGCCGAGGCCGCAGCCACCGAAGGCCTGAGCGCGATCGACATCGCCAGCGGCGCCGGCCATGACGCCGCCTTCATGGCCGGTATCTGCCCTTCGGCGATGATCTTCATCCCCTGTCTGCGGGGAATGAGCCATACGCCCGACGAATATAGCACGCCCGATCAGCTCGCGGCGGGGACACGGGTGTTGCTGGAAACGGTGCGACAATTCGATCGCAGGCTTTGA
- a CDS encoding MFS transporter, which translates to MSSDGSRASRRRAVAAATIGNAFEWYDFSVFVLFAPFIAQAFFPDDDGTTGMIKALLTFAVGFVARPVGAVVIGYYGDRAGRKAALTLTFGLMALGTAIIALAPTHAMIGAAAPVIVLFGRLLQGLSAGGEIGGAAAFLIEHAPPTRRARIGAWLQASMAMSNILAALVAITVGQIFDAAAMASYGWRIPFLFGLLIVPIGIWLRATLDETPAFEAVAAQAPQRRPRIGEMLAGHGEALLRGFGISVLWGVAIYALVVFMPVHLQRALGYSANEALLASLAGNAVLAGTCFVSGALADRFGRRALMGGAAIALLVGAPLLMAALVEARSLLVLVPIQMAFCALVGLYSGAAPAILAELFPTAIRSTGTSISYNAAITLFAGFAPAIITWLAANGFGAQAPTGYVAAAALVGLWAIRGLPRRTLPAMIALDPVRQR; encoded by the coding sequence GTGAGCAGCGACGGCAGCCGCGCCAGCCGGCGGCGCGCGGTTGCGGCCGCGACGATCGGCAATGCGTTCGAATGGTATGACTTCTCGGTGTTCGTGCTGTTCGCGCCGTTCATCGCGCAGGCCTTCTTTCCGGACGATGACGGCACCACCGGGATGATCAAGGCGCTGCTGACCTTCGCCGTCGGCTTCGTCGCGCGGCCGGTGGGGGCGGTGGTGATCGGCTATTACGGCGATCGCGCCGGGCGCAAGGCGGCGCTGACGCTGACCTTCGGGCTGATGGCGCTGGGCACCGCGATCATCGCGCTGGCGCCGACGCATGCGATGATCGGAGCGGCCGCGCCGGTGATCGTGCTGTTCGGCCGGCTGCTGCAGGGGCTTTCGGCCGGCGGCGAGATCGGCGGCGCGGCGGCGTTCCTGATCGAACATGCCCCGCCGACGCGGCGCGCGCGCATCGGCGCGTGGCTGCAGGCGAGCATGGCGATGTCCAATATCCTCGCCGCCCTCGTCGCGATCACGGTGGGGCAGATCTTCGACGCGGCGGCGATGGCATCCTATGGCTGGCGCATCCCCTTCCTGTTCGGCCTGCTGATCGTGCCGATCGGCATCTGGCTGCGCGCGACGCTGGACGAGACGCCCGCGTTCGAGGCCGTGGCGGCGCAGGCGCCGCAACGGCGTCCGCGGATCGGCGAGATGCTGGCGGGTCATGGCGAGGCGCTGTTGCGCGGTTTCGGCATCTCGGTGCTGTGGGGCGTCGCGATCTACGCGCTGGTGGTGTTCATGCCGGTGCACCTGCAGCGGGCGCTCGGCTATTCGGCGAACGAGGCGTTGCTGGCATCGCTCGCGGGCAACGCGGTGCTGGCGGGCACCTGCTTCGTCTCGGGCGCGCTCGCCGACCGGTTCGGGCGCCGCGCGCTGATGGGCGGGGCCGCGATCGCGCTGCTGGTCGGCGCGCCGCTGCTGATGGCGGCATTGGTCGAGGCGCGCAGCCTGCTGGTGCTGGTGCCGATCCAGATGGCGTTCTGTGCGCTGGTCGGCCTCTATTCGGGCGCCGCGCCCGCGATCCTCGCCGAATTGTTCCCGACCGCGATCCGCTCCACCGGCACCTCGATTTCCTACAACGCCGCGATCACCCTGTTCGCCGGCTTCGCGCCCGCGATCATCACCTGGCTCGCCGCCAACGGCTTCGGTGCACAGGCGCCGACCGGCTATGTCGCGGCAGCGGCGTTGGTCGGGCTGTGGGCGATCCGCGGGCTGCCCCGGCGGACGCTGCCGGCCATGATCGCGCTGGACCCGGTCCGCCAGCGCTGA
- a CDS encoding aromatic amino acid ammonia-lyase yields the protein MRHAILFGALAITMAGTAHAECRPQPLPAEARATVTLDGEHLTIEQVVAVARGRARVAVAPAARKRMDETFALMMQGAAEGVPIYLFNRAPGSGRETPTFTGDPMGPENRPRLEARVLAQFQNGANAGVGPEVAGEDKIRANMLVRANGMTFLPASPQLLQGLVDLLNAGVTPVARTIGGTGEADGPIVGNVNGVLVGRGEAWFGGCRMPAADALAAAGLKPIAPAPGDGTVSTTNADYTAQAALLVADARRLLDWADLIYAMELNGMNSSVTPLFMPVQRHRPYKWLNWQAARTLGMIRGSYLFGEDPARIIQDPESLRASAIRQGSAWLAWARLAETVSIAINGSDHNPAVVAGLKPDDAWELNTPQALRYRITGATAAGRRTGYIFSNANWDPYPLDNDVEAFTIALANMDVAVNQRLDRFNNSFFTVIRPTDVIADLPRTPGLAAGGFAPQGNAKVSTDLWQEIQGLAVPVAPAGHAIIATVEDLQAQTRLKIARADTAIDRSFDLLAQNLLTASFWLDVRKAQDPGRAFGPGPTAAWAAFRARLPFRGAVPDGRSPFAVAGGFVREVPAAGLMPAGPAMPDGR from the coding sequence ATGCGGCACGCTATTCTGTTCGGGGCATTGGCGATCACCATGGCGGGTACGGCGCATGCCGAATGCCGGCCGCAGCCGCTGCCGGCGGAGGCAAGGGCGACGGTCACGCTGGATGGCGAGCATCTGACGATCGAGCAGGTCGTTGCGGTCGCGCGCGGCCGGGCACGGGTGGCGGTGGCGCCGGCGGCGCGCAAACGGATGGACGAGACCTTCGCGCTGATGATGCAGGGTGCGGCGGAGGGCGTGCCGATCTATCTGTTCAATCGCGCGCCCGGATCGGGGCGCGAGACGCCCACCTTCACCGGCGATCCGATGGGGCCGGAGAACCGCCCGCGGCTGGAGGCACGCGTGCTGGCGCAGTTCCAGAACGGCGCCAATGCCGGCGTCGGCCCCGAGGTGGCGGGCGAGGACAAGATCCGCGCCAACATGCTCGTCCGCGCCAATGGCATGACATTCCTGCCGGCGAGCCCGCAATTGCTGCAGGGGCTGGTCGACCTGCTCAACGCCGGTGTCACCCCGGTCGCGCGGACGATCGGCGGCACCGGCGAGGCGGACGGGCCGATCGTCGGCAACGTCAACGGCGTGCTCGTGGGACGCGGCGAGGCGTGGTTCGGCGGCTGCCGGATGCCGGCGGCGGATGCGCTGGCCGCGGCGGGGCTCAAGCCGATCGCGCCGGCGCCGGGAGACGGCACTGTCAGCACCACCAATGCCGACTATACCGCGCAGGCGGCCTTGCTCGTCGCCGATGCGCGGCGGCTGCTCGACTGGGCGGACCTGATCTATGCGATGGAGCTCAACGGCATGAACAGCAGCGTCACCCCGCTGTTCATGCCGGTGCAGCGCCACCGGCCCTATAAGTGGCTCAACTGGCAGGCGGCGCGCACCTTGGGGATGATCCGCGGTTCCTATCTGTTCGGCGAGGATCCGGCGCGGATTATCCAGGACCCCGAAAGCCTGCGCGCCTCGGCGATCCGGCAGGGCTCGGCATGGCTCGCCTGGGCGCGGCTGGCCGAGACGGTCTCCATCGCGATCAACGGATCGGATCACAACCCCGCCGTCGTCGCCGGGCTCAAGCCCGACGATGCGTGGGAACTGAACACGCCGCAGGCACTGCGCTATCGCATCACCGGCGCTACCGCGGCGGGCAGGCGCACCGGCTATATCTTCTCCAACGCCAACTGGGATCCCTATCCGCTCGACAATGATGTCGAGGCGTTCACGATCGCGCTCGCCAATATGGACGTGGCGGTCAATCAGCGGCTCGACCGCTTCAACAACAGCTTCTTCACCGTGATCCGCCCGACCGACGTGATCGCCGATCTGCCGCGCACGCCGGGCCTGGCTGCCGGCGGGTTCGCACCGCAGGGCAACGCCAAGGTCTCGACCGATCTGTGGCAGGAGATCCAGGGGCTGGCGGTGCCGGTGGCGCCGGCCGGCCATGCGATCATCGCGACGGTGGAGGATCTGCAGGCGCAGACCCGCCTCAAGATCGCGCGCGCCGACACCGCGATCGACCGCAGCTTCGACCTGCTCGCGCAGAACCTCCTCACCGCCAGCTTCTGGCTGGACGTGCGCAAGGCGCAGGATCCCGGCCGTGCGTTCGGGCCGGGCCCGACCGCGGCCTGGGCGGCGTTCCGCGCGCGGTTGCCGTTTCGCGGCGCGGTGCCGGATGGTCGATCGCCGTTCGCGGTGGCGGGCGGGTTCGTGCGGGAGGTGCCGGCGGCTGGGCTGATGCCGGCGGGGCCGGCGATGCCGGACGGGCGCTGA
- the coxB gene encoding cytochrome c oxidase subunit II, whose protein sequence is MGSGVHRYLCLCACLILPACAGEQSALAPFGAGADRILGLTWVLAIGAVIIFACVALLTVHAMRQPEHGLTHDQGMRVVLWLGAVLPAVLLGILLLFALPAMRPMATAPGDLKIAVDGRQFWWHVTYQAGETPPLASANEIRLPAGRTVLFELTAKDVLHSFWIPGLAGKMDMLPGRTNRLVVKADTPGTYRGVCAEFCGLSHALMAFDVVVMPAPDFDRWLAARRAALAPASSPGLASFDRHGCRSCHGLSAGDPPGSIGPSLAGLGSRRSLAAGVLPMTEDALAGFIRDPAATKPGARMPSAPDMTDEDARLIARALMELR, encoded by the coding sequence TTGGGGTCCGGCGTTCATCGATATCTGTGTCTTTGCGCCTGTCTGATCCTGCCCGCCTGCGCGGGTGAGCAATCCGCGCTTGCCCCCTTCGGCGCGGGTGCCGACCGCATCCTCGGGCTGACGTGGGTGCTCGCGATCGGCGCGGTCATCATCTTCGCCTGCGTTGCGCTGCTGACCGTCCACGCGATGCGGCAGCCCGAGCACGGCCTCACCCACGATCAGGGCATGCGCGTCGTGCTGTGGCTCGGCGCGGTGCTGCCCGCCGTGCTGCTCGGCATCCTGCTGCTGTTCGCGCTGCCGGCGATGCGGCCGATGGCGACCGCGCCGGGCGACCTCAAGATCGCGGTCGATGGCCGCCAGTTCTGGTGGCACGTCACCTACCAGGCCGGCGAGACGCCGCCGCTTGCCAGTGCCAACGAGATCCGTCTGCCGGCGGGACGCACCGTGCTGTTCGAGCTGACCGCGAAAGACGTGCTCCACAGCTTCTGGATTCCCGGCCTCGCCGGCAAGATGGATATGCTGCCCGGCCGCACCAACCGGCTGGTGGTCAAGGCCGACACGCCCGGCACCTATCGCGGCGTCTGCGCCGAATTCTGCGGCCTCAGCCACGCGCTGATGGCGTTCGACGTGGTGGTGATGCCAGCCCCCGATTTCGACCGCTGGCTCGCCGCGCGTCGCGCGGCGCTGGCCCCGGCATCTTCGCCCGGCCTCGCATCGTTCGACCGGCACGGCTGCCGAAGCTGCCACGGCCTGTCCGCTGGCGATCCGCCCGGAAGCATCGGCCCCAGCCTCGCCGGGCTCGGCAGCCGCCGTTCCTTGGCCGCCGGCGTCCTGCCGATGACCGAGGATGCGCTCGCCGGCTTCATCCGCGATCCCGCCGCCACCAAGCCCGGAGCGCGCATGCCCTCTGCCCCCGACATGACCGACGAAGACGCCCGCCTGATCGCCCGCGCGCTGATGGAGCTGCGCTGA